In Helianthus annuus cultivar XRQ/B chromosome 9, HanXRQr2.0-SUNRISE, whole genome shotgun sequence, the following are encoded in one genomic region:
- the LOC110877769 gene encoding ferredoxin C 1, chloroplastic yields the protein MTTTTISSSTTIHTTSPPLPLTPTHHFPTTLRPFPHPTHHHYHLHLRHTTTCSYKISIQHEGQTTQLEVDPDETILEKALESGMSVPHDCKLGVCMTCPAKLLAGSVDQSEGMLSDDVIERGYSLLCVSYPKSDCEIKIIPEEELLSLQLATADD from the coding sequence ATGACAACCACCACCATATCATCATCAACCACCATCCAcaccacttcaccaccactccCCCTCACCCCCACCCACCACTTCCCCACCACTCTCCGCCCCTTCCCCCACCCaacccaccaccactaccacctccacctccgccaCACCACCACATGCTCCTACAAAATCTCAATCCAACACGAAGGCCAAACAACCCAACTTGAAGTAGACCCAGATGAAACAATACTCGAAAAAGCATTAGAATCCGGAATGTCCGTACCCCATGATTGCAAGCTGGGTGTTTGCATGACATGTCCGGCCAAACTGCTTGCCGGAAGTGTGGATCAGAGTGAGGGGATGTTAAGTGATGATGTGATTGAAAGAGGGTACTCGTTGCTTTGTGTGTCGTACCCGAAATCGGATTGTGAGATTAAGATTATACCCGAAGAGGAGTTGCTTTCTCT